From Trichoderma atroviride chromosome 1, complete sequence, one genomic window encodes:
- a CDS encoding uncharacterized protein (EggNog:ENOG41), translating into MNNPHDYLISSAPSRPIDPDNADSWVMLNQGGFVKLGNERILYKLDSRISCELSVPPELKDRCVPFQRKSDRGALFLTNKRVVYIPSRPTQEPKFESFSAPILKFQDSTTSSSMWWGWVWKSDCIPVSGGGIPPEIPRVEVKFTFSDGGMMEFNEAYVGLRERLFQYQEMRRELDASTEVPDEPLPAYSADGDGQQQQQQQQQPPSSSDQLTVPRPNRSDSSSSRRAPNEPPPNYDEAQAQQISNRLEDHIRNEVDRGAEEE; encoded by the exons ATGAACAACCCTCATGACTATCTTATCTCGAGCGCTCCCTCGCGGCCGATAGATCCTGACAATGCCGATAGTTGGGTTATGCTCAACCAGGGCGGATTCGTGAAGCTGGGCAATGAACGAATCCTGTACAAGCTCGATTCACGCATATCATGCGAACTGTCCGTCCCTCCCGAGCTAAAAGATCGCTGCGTCCCGTTCCAGCGCAAGAGTGACAGGGGAGCTCTCTTCCTAACCAACAAGCGG GTCGTTTATATCCCCTCAAGGCCAACGCAAGAGCCCAAGTTCGAATCCTTCAGCGCCCCCATTCTAAAGTTTCAAGATTCAACCACCTCGTCGTCTATGTGGTGGGGATGGGTCTGGAAATCAGACTGCATCCCCGTGTCAGGAGGTGGCATTCCGCCTGAGATACCCCGAGTCGAAGTCAAGTTCACCTTCTCCGATGGCGGCATGATGGAATTCAACGAGGCTTACGTCGGCTTGCGCGAGCGTCTGTTCCAATATCAAGAAATGCGCCGCGAGTTAGACGCCAGCACTGAGGTTCCAGACGAACCTCTGCCTGCCTACTCggccgatggcgatggccagcagcagcagcagcagcagcagcagccgccctCATCGTCGGATCAGCTGACTGTCCCACGACCCAACCGCTCAGACAGCTCTTCCAGTCGCCGTGCCCCCAAcgagccgccgccaaactACGATGAGGCGCAAGCGCAGCAGATCAGCAACCGACTAGAAGACCACATCCGCAATGAGGTTGACCGaggggctgaagaagagtaG